The following DNA comes from Coturnix japonica isolate 7356 unplaced genomic scaffold, Coturnix japonica 2.1 Scaffold494, whole genome shotgun sequence.
AGTTGGGATGTGGGGTTGGGAATGGGATTGAATTGAGGTTGGGTTGGAgctggggttgggatggggattGGGGGGGGTGGGACTGGAGCGGGGATGGGGATAGAGCCTGGGATTGGGGTAAGAACTGGGGTCAGGGTTGGGACAAAGTTGAGCTGGGGGTAAGGCCTGTGGTTGAGGGCAGGCCCTGTAGCTCAGGctgggtgtgtggggggggacCCCAGGCTTTattccctcttcccccccatTGCAGACATGATCAGCCAGCGCACGGCGGGGGGCCGCAGCGGGggcacagcactgggcagcGGTCGGGGCACCCTGAGGCTGCGGGCCCATGGACCCGCCACAGTGGAGGAGCAGGTGGGTGTTATATGGGCAGGGAAAGGGAGACCTATGGACATtgaggagggtggggggggcCCATAATATCACCCTGTTGTCTCACCCCCATCAGCCCAGCGCCTTCGAGGAGCGCGCCATCGCCAAGGTGGATGATCTGCTGGAGAGTTACATGGGCATCCGCGACACTGAGCTGGGTGAGGGGGGGGCACTCAAcagggggggatggggggctCTATGTGACCACCCAGAGGGAcatgggggggtttgggggcagCGGTGAGGCCCCAGTGTGGGGTGAAGCAATGGGGTGGTACCTGGGGGAGGgttgggggtcccatgggggtcccagatgggaaggagctgggggGGTCCCTCACCATCCCTGTCTCCTGCAGTCACCTTTATGGTGGAACAGGGGGGCACTGGCTGcgtgtccccatgtccccaccaTGATGGATGGACGTGGCCGTCCCCTtcctgtccccatgtccacCATGGAGGGTCCCTGACTGTCCCAGTGACCCTACAGCTGCAATGGAGCCCATGGGTGCCCCCCCCCGTCCCCTCTGTTGCCCCCTGACCATCCCGCTGTCCCCACAGCTGCCACCATGGTGGAGCTGGGCCGCGATGCCCGCGACCCCGACGCGCTGGCGCAGGCTCTGGACTCACAGCTCGGAGACTTCGCCTTCCCAGATGAGTTTGTCTTCGACGTCTGGGGAGCCATTGGGGACGCCAAGGCAGGGCGCTgctaagggggggggggggcaccccgAAACAACAGGGGACACTCACAGCAcctggaccccccccccaccaccaccagtGGACCCCCATAATGctggaagaacagaagaacCCCCCCCGTCCCCCTCCCCAAATTCTGGGTGCCCCTCTTACAACACTACCCACCCGCCACCTCATTAACACCAGGGGACCCCATCAGACCACTGGAGCTGCCCCCATTTCCTGGGACCCTCCCAAATATCCTTAGGACCAACACTCCGTGCTGggaccctcccccccccaataacGCTCCCCCAAAGGGCttgaggaccccccccccccttaaagAATAGGTTTGGGTACCCCCAGTCTCAATAGAAACCCCCTACCTCCCCAATAGTCTGGGACCATCACAGTAGACATTGGGACCATCTCAATATAAATTGTgattcccccccctcccccacacacacacagtaatTTGGGATCTCCCATGGGATTTGGGTGCCTCCCCATTCTCCACAGGAGCCTGACACCCCATTTAAATCATCCTGGGACCCCCCCCTCACCACTCAgaccaacccatcaccactaaCCTCTCTCTGCCTCTTCCCCCCCACCATTATTTGAGTGTGGGACCATTCCTGAGCACTGTCCCTCTCTCCTGACACTTCAGGGTGAGGAATGAGGGTCCTCCCTTAGCTCCCCTGCCCACCCCATAGAATTGAttatggtggtggtggggggggggttgagggTCAGACCGGAGCCACCCTGTGCTTCCCCACCTCCAACCCCATTTAACACCAAATCCTGGTGCCAATCTGAGCCTGTCACACACTGtcacccccccccacacacaatGCGCTGTTACAACCCTGACCCCCCTCCCCCAATTGCACTGACTACCTCGGGTTGGGGGTCTCTGTCTCCGGAATGTCCACTGTATtttggggggtgaggggggggtttctgaagcttttggagggggttggggtgggggagggggttGTGGCCCCACTCCTCCCTGGGGGCATATTTTTGTATTGTATATGGAAAGTGACTTTAACATTAAATAGGGAGAAATTGGGATTGGTTGGTGTatgaggtgggggggggacaATGACATTTTGGGGGGTGTCCCCAACAGACCCAAACCCTTCCAGATTCCTCCCAgtaaccccccacccccacaaaACTCTGCCTCATTTAAGGCCGCCCCCCAGCAGATTCAATCTGATTTATTccccaaaaccaaccaaaaaatGACGACTTTTCAATCCTAAAACCCCAATGAAACGCCCCAAAACCGAAGCGGTGCCCATCCTCACGTTCCTTTTCTTGGGGGAGAGTGGACGTATTCCATAGGTTTTCAACCTAAAACaaggaagggggggaggggggaggagaagTAGAACTCAGTGTATCTGTGCGCCATAgagcccccaccccaaacctgAATGtagggaagggggaaaagtgaattaaaatgaatggggggggggggattaaAACTCAGTGTATCtgtgccccacagagcccccaccccaaacctgaatgcagggaagggggaaaagtgaattaaaatgaatggtgggggtgggggcaCTCACGGTGTGGGGATattcagagctgctcagctgctgccgGAGCcgcttccttctcctcctcttctttccccccacccTCAGATCCACTTTTAGGGGCTTCCTCGTCCTGGGGGGGCTCATCATCATCCTGAGGGGTGTCATCGTCCTGTAGGAATGGGGGCAGCAgtgggggccggggggggcaGCGCAGGAATTCCTCGTGGGGTTCTTCTGCTGCTGGCGGGTCCGTGCCAACGGCATCACCCGCATCTTCAGCATCACCCGCATCTTCAGCGTCACCCGCATCTTCAGCGTCACCTGCATCTTCAGCGTCACCTGGAGCCTCGGTGGTGTCACCCATGTCCTTGGTGCCGTCACCCGGATCTTTGGCATCACCCACGTCATCGGTGTCACCCGGTTCCTTTTCATTATCAGCCGTGACCTTGGTGCTGCCACAGCTGTTTTCATCACCCAGCTCCTTGCTGTCGTCACCCGGATCCTTGGGGACGCCACATGGATCCGCGTTGACCCCGAGCTCAGTGATGGCATCACCCCCAACATCGGCAGCGCCGCCAGCTCCTTCcaccccttctccttcctccgGGATCTCATCCGTGAACGGATCTTCCCCCTGGGATAAAGAACATAAGGAAGGATACACTGAGCGGGGCCAGGACACGGAGCCGGGAACCATGGGATGCCGGGAGCGGGGATCCAAACACATTCAGCAGGAGAAGCCAAGATCCCGAATCGCGGCCCTGCTCTAGGCCACAGGCGCGCGGAGGAGATCTGACAGCGCTGCCTTCCTCCGGGGGGATCCGGCCGCCCCCGTGTGCGTGGCTTTAATTCTCAAAGCTCCTTATCTCTCGTTGGAGGCTcccagagaggaggaagggctggggggcagcccccaCAGGCTTTGCCCGCTCCCCACGGCCCCACATGGGCGGGCTGCGCGCCCTCCACGGAGCCGATGGGAGGCTCAGCCCCACGCTCGGCCGCCTCCGTGCGATCCATGCAATGTTTTGCTCTTCCCCGCTCGGATTCACCGGAGCCGCGTCCGGGTTATCACCGGGAAAAGCTACGGGAACGCCGGCTGCGAGCGGAGCCCTCGGTCCTCCCGCCGGCTGTGCCCAGGGGGGCAGTCCTGGCACGCAGCGCCCCGGCTCCGCTGGGGACGAGGCGGCTTTCGGGCATTACCTGCAATCCTtcagttttttccccttttttcagCTTTAGGCACCTGGGAACGGTACGGAGGACGGCGCCGGGGTGGCTCCACGCTCTCCTCCCGGGCCGCCGACGCGCTTAGCTCTGCCGGCAGTGTGGGACGCCGTCGTTCGGGAGGTGACGGCGGTGCCGGTGACGTGCCTGGGGACCCTGGCAAGGGGTAGATGGATGGAGTCGTAACTTGAGCGAGCGGGAGAGCCCGGAGGGAAGCACCGGGCGAACGCAAAGCTCAGCGGCTCTTTGCGCTGGACCCAAGAGGATGGAGTCGCAGTTGGGTTGGGAAGGCCCACGTGATGCCGATGGGACAAGTGGGGGGGTCTCCCAGCGCATCCTGGTGACCCCCAGGGTCGAGGGAAGCAGCTCCGTGGCGTCGTCGCGGGGCTGTAAACTCTCCTCCGGCCCCCTGCGGGTTCCCGGCTTCCTCCTGCCGCTCCCGGCGCTGCGCTGGCCCTAAGGACCCGCTCGTCGCGCTGCGGGGTGGCCTTgggggcagctcctgcttcccACCGGGATCTCGGGGCAGCGAGCGAGGTGTGGCGCACGGAGGCTCTGTGCCGTGGGGTCTCTGCAGAGCTCGGCTCTGTGCGGGGCAGCCGTGGCCCCGGCACGGCGTGGGGTGGCGCGGGGCCGTCCCCGGAGCACGCTGcgcccaggggagctcaggcCTCATTGCTCGGAGTGGCTTTAGGGCTTAgttcctgctttttgttttgtttttggtgtgttattttttttggctATTTTGTGTCTTTAGTGATGGTTCAGAACTGATCTGGGGGTTAGAGTAGGTACAGAACAGTCTgcaagttaaaaaacaacagcgAGAGGTTGTGAACCGCCTCTGGAATTGACAGAAACCAGACCCAAGGTTCGGCCTTTTCAAAGGCAGCCTCTCCCCATCGGGagaacaacacacacacagcacacactgaaCACACGCAGAACACGCGTGTGGCTCCTGGAACTCGGCGCCGCCCAACTGGCTCACCTTGAGGTACTTCTCCAGCATCTTCACTATGTGTTTGTTGTTCAGGACGCTCTTGGCCACGTGCAGGCTGGTCTTCTTGAACTGCTCGGCAGCCATCTGGGAAAGAACCCAAGCAATGTCGGAGGGGAGAAGTCCCATTGGAGAAGGGAACCCAATAAAAGCCAAAGGGGGGCTCAACCAATGTTGGAGGAGCTAACACAGATAGGGAAGAGAAGCTGAGCAACGTTAGAGAGGGAAATCCAACCCACATTGGAGAGAGAAACCAATGAATAGGGGAGAATATGGAACCCAACCAGGGagagaaacaacaaacactgcAGAGGGGAACCCAACATCAGAAGGAGGAACCCAACCAACATCAGAGGTGGCTCGGCAGCCATCTGGGAAGGAACCCAAGCAATGTCGGAGGGGAGAAGTCCCATTGGAGAAGGGAACCCAATAAAAGCCAAAGGGGGCTCAACCAATGTTGGAGGAGCTAACACAGATAGGGAAGAGAAGCTGAGCAACGTTAGAGAGGGAAACCCAACCCATGCTGGAGGGAGAAACCAATGAATATGGGAGAATATGGAACCCAACCAATGTCAGGGAGAGAAACTAACAAACGCTGCAGAGGGGAACccaacatcagaaaaagaatcCAACCAACATCGGAGAAGGAACCCAATGATGGTTGGAGAGAAGAACCCAAAAAATGTCAGAAAGGGAAGCCAAACCGGAAAAGGAAACACACAATGGAAAGGGAACCCAACAAATGCTGGAGATGGGAACCCGTGCTGGAAAGGGAATCCAACCAACATCAGAACCCAATGAACATCAGGTAGTGAACCCAACCAATCTCAGAGAAGGGATACCCACAAATGTTGGAGAGGGGAAACCAGACTGGAGAAGGGAATCCAACAAAGGTTGGAGAGGGGAACCCACATCAGAAAGGGGAATCCAACAAATGTCATAGTGAGGAACCTCATCAACATCACAGAAGGGAACACGACATCGGTGTCATGGGACAGAAGGGCAAAAGGTCAGATTTGGGCTCAAGGTGTTTGGATTCTTTTACAGATCCCAGAGCTGTAGCATGTTGGAAGTGGAACCTCGGACCTTCCCCAGTCCAACCACTGGTTCTGTGCTGTTTAAGGatctttccaacccaaccattccatggttctatgatctcCAAGGATCCTTACAGCCCAACCCATCCTTAGGATTCTCTTCAACCTGTTATTGGCCAAACCCATCCCATTTCCAAAACCTCACTTAGACATTACTGTCTTGCATTTGAAGTGCCCTCAGAAGCAATTTTGAGACCGAATTTTTAAGTCACAAGTCCAGCAAACACAGACttagagagaaggaaaactcaGCCTGCACATCTACAGCCGCTCATTGGTTAACTCCTTACTTAAATGTGCACCTTCgaaataaaacagaatcatagaatggtttgggttcaGATCAGCTCATCTGTGATGTGTTTTAAGTGTTATATGGAAATTCATTTCATAAAACCAAGGTCAACTATCCCCCTTGCCTTATGCTTCTATTAccctttttatgttttaatattaaaaatagataaaataattaaaaatagaaatgattcaGAAGCTGCAAATAAACCCAAAGCTCAGGCTGGACATTCCTCAGAGGCAGAGACTGAACAGAAGGAGGAGGATCCCTCAGAGATGGAAGGACAAGGAGATGATGGGGTTGCTGCTGCTTACCCTGCGGTTCCGGTTGTGTTCTGCAGAGCGCAGGTGCCGCTGCAGGAGGTGGTTCTGGGCAGGGATCAGCATGTCACAGGCCATGCAATGAGCAGCCTCGATCTTCTTGAAGAAGTGTTCCTGCCCAATGCctgcagaatggaaaaacaCCGGTCAAAAATTAAAGGGAATGAAGCATCCTGCCCAAACTTTTCGAGGTTTTGCCTCCTTTTTCGGATCTATTTCATGAGCCTCACAGATCTGCTGCTTGAGAAAGCACAGAATGGATGGGCATCCCCATCTGTCCATGGAAACCTCTTACCCTTGAAGGGATCCGGCTTCTGCTTCACACCCTCTTTCTCCGTCAGCTCCTGGCGACGCTTCTCAATCTTCCTGTTCCTGTTGACGATGTATTCCTGGGGAGGACGACACCAACCACACAACACCCCTCAGCTGTCACTGCTGGACAACAGCAGCTCCATAGAAAGACCATAAGGATGACTATAAATGGGGAATGAAGGGGCGCATTGGGTGCCTTCCCCTGTCCATGACAGGTTGATGCTTTTATACCCCACTGGGACCCCACAGTGGCACCCTACAGACCCTGGAAGGCAACAGGAcccaaaaaaaaagtagtgGTCAGCCCCAGTTAATAAAACGCCCTCATCTCAGCCCTTCCTTGGTTCTAACTGTGCAGACAGCAAAGAAGGGCTGCAGCATCTTTCGCCAGCTTTACCCATGTAAAATGGGAAAGGATTTCTGGACCGCTCAtctttggcttttctgtttaaattcaCGATGTTACTTTATCCTCCCAACCATGAGAAACTGCATCAAGAAAAGCAACGTCAGGGAGTGATGCGAGGAAGTGGCGACGTCAGCCAAGCAGGAAAGGGGTTGAACAGTAAAGAGCCCCTCCAATCCCTCCCAAAGCCCAAACTGAACCTTAAGGCCAAAACAGAACCTCACAAAGCCCAAACTGAACCTCACAAAGCCGAAATTGAACCTCACAAAGGCCAAACCGAACCTCTCAAAGCCCAAACGGAACCTCACAAAGCCCAAACTGAACCTTAAAGCTCAAACTGACCCTCATAAAGCCCAAACTGAACCTCTCAAAGCCCAAAATGAACCTCTCAAAGCCCAAACTGAAGCTCACAAAGCCCAAACTGAAGCTCACAAAGCCCCAACTGAACCTCAAAGCCCAAACTGAACCTCAAAGCCCAAACTGAACCTCTCAAAGCCCAAAATGAACCTCACAAAGCCCAAACTGAAGCTCAAAAACCTTAAACCAAAGCTCACAAAGCCCAAACTGAACCTCAAAGCCCAAACTGAACCTCAAAAAGCCCAAACTGAACCTCCCAAAGCCCAGAAATGACACCTAAGTATCCGGACCTGCAGGAACTCGACTGTCTTGTCGGGCAGCTTGGTTCCGATGTAGCGTAAGGTCTCTTTGTGGAACTTGCTCTGGAGGTGTTTCTGGATCTCCTCTTCCTCAAAGCTGCGGAATTTGCAGACAGAGCAGGCAAACTGGATCCTGAccaagggaagggaaagcaaggaATGAACTGGGTGAGGAACAAGGTGAACGTCTGGGACGACAGCAACGAGACTGTGACTGCTACTGTCCCTGCTGTggtttccatttcttcattttgggcttttttatttaactttatGTTCAAAATACCACAATTGGATTTTCTAGTGCTCCTCTGTCAACACTTTGTCACCCACGGCGCGTTCAGCAGCATCAGCATCTCCCTAAAGCAGGAGGTGACTCCATGGAGTGGGTGTGAGAAACCCACATAAAAGCAACAGACAAATCAAACAGCAGGGAAGTCCCATATAGAATATAAAGACAGTCACCCTACTTTGGGAAAGCCCTGAGCTCCAAGAGCACCTTACTTGGTTGGTTTGAGATGAATGCTGCATTACCTAAATGGCAAGGCTGAGTAATTTGCTAATTAATAGGGCCTTCTGGATTTATAACACCTTGGTGCATTAAACAACAGCATTCTCTGTATGATAGAACAGTCATAAAACATataaaagaggggggaaaaaagaaacaacaacatgGAATCAACACTCAGAGCTCCACAACACACAACCCCTTACAAAGGAATCCCCCATAGGGGATGAGCAGCCATAGGGTGGATGCTGCCCACCTGTCCATGGCGCGGTCACGCATCCTGtccctcctcctctgcttctccctcttcttcttCATCTCCTCATCATCATCCTCGTATCCATCTCCGGATCCTGAAGGggagggaaaatgaaagcagatcCATCAGGAGCCGCTCGCTGCCACCAGCAGAGGTATCTGGGGAGCAAAGTCCCTTTGTTCTCTCTATAATCTCAGCTTCAAGAAGTGTCATTTTGGGTTTGGAAAACTCAAAGCCTCCTGTCCCAAAGCTGCTCCCATCTCTGTAGACAGCAATGGAGGTGGCTCAGCATCACTGAGAGCCAGGACAATACAGTGATAGCAGccaagcactggaaaaaaaggctATTTCTGCCCCTGTCCTCAGTGCTTCCCAATCAGGGCAGCTGGAGAAGGTTGAACAACAAAAGGATGGATGTTAAAAGTGCTCGTGTTGCAGCCAAGGACAGTTTGAGAGACAGTCAATGTGTTTGAGGCAGTCAATGTATTTGTCTTCCTACTAACTTTGCTAACTGGGAGGCTGAGATGTGGCTGACCtaaaatctgcattaaaatCTGCCTAAAATTCTGAGCAAAAAGGTGGGGAATTCACTGGATTCTTTAAGACAAGGAGCCCAGAGATCAGAGCTGGGCACAGGGGAGGCTTCAACAACACACCACCACCTCGACTTCACAGAGAGAACAGCCCTTAAAGCACCAACAGCACCATTGTGCCAATGTGGGGCTGCCTTTACTTTACCTGCAGTGTGCCCTACCTTCCTCCACCGCGCTGCCACAGCCGCCCCCCTCctgcaaaacacagagagaacagaaggGTTTGAATTGCTGCAAtctgagcttttccttttcccctcctccccctgaAGAAGCAAAAGGGGAcgggatggggagggggtgaAGGGTTGACTGGGGACGGTCAGAAAATCCCTGTTTGGCTCATTTTGGTCCATGCAATTCTATTTGGTCTAATTTGGTCCTAGCAATTCTTACCATCAAAATAAATGGCACTGATCCCCCACCCCAACATGGGAACAGGGAGTGAAAGAAACCCCTTCCTGATTAGAATTAGGGCTTAATGAAGTGCCCTCCCCCTGCAGGGCTCTAAGCTCAGGGCTaagagagagaaacaagagTCACAAGGATGGGAAAAATCAACCCATGTACGTTATACTTACACCTTTGTCAGCTTCATCTCCTGACTTCTCCTCTCCTTCGCCCTCATCTGCTGCATGCAAGAGAAATGATTTCAGGGGGGCTGAAAAAGGGAGCTGGGAAAATGGTTCAAAatccacacaaaaaaaataaagtcccaaaatcacacaaaaaaaaagcccccaaatCACTCCCTTTGCTCTCAGTCCAGGTgcagggaaacagcagcagcacagcattgaGTTTTGTTAATGTAACACAGGGAACGCATGACAACTACGCCAAGGGACGCAACAGCCTCAAGGCTGAAGTTAAATGAGGATAAACTGCTTAAAAACAGGGAGAAaggggcagctcccagcctttACCATTGTCGGTGTCGTCGCCATCGCTGTCGCTCTTGGCCTGTTTGCTGTCAGGCTCATCACCGCTCTGAGACTGTTTCCTTTTGCGTCCCCCTTCGCTGTCGGATCGGAGCCCAGAACGGTTTCGGAATCCTCTCCTTTTCGGCTAAAAAGGGGAGAAATTGGTCAATGAAGCAGCTCCGTGCACCACGAGTGCAGGATTGAAGCCTTGTGCTGCAGGCCCTCAAACATGTAAGAGCGTGTGGCCCCATAGCCAGGCTGAgcacactgaccccatagataaAAGGCTTTGCTGTTGGGCCTACAGCCACTTGACACATCTAAGCAACCCCATAGACTTGGGTTAAAGCATTGCTTCTGGACCTATAGCTCAAGTGATCCTACAGGCATTGATACAGCTGCAAGAGGATTTATTGCTGGCCCTACAGCCAGGCAAATGGGATCAAATTGGTCCTGCAGACTTCATTAACAAGGTAATAGCCCTGTAGCCCACATCTAagtggccccatagacttgGGTTAAAGCTTTGCTTCTGGCCCTATAGCTCAAGTGATCCTACAGGCATTGATCTAGCTGGAAGAGGATTTGTTGCTGGCCCTTCAGCAATGCAAAGGGGATCAAATTGGCCCTGCAGACTTCATTAGCAAGCATAGCTGCTAGCCCTATAGCACAAGTGACCCTACAGGCTTTTGTCCAGCCATAAAACAACTTGCCATTAGCCCTATAGCAATAGAGAACCTATAGGCTTCCATCCAGGCTTTGCTGCTGGCCCTATAGCCAGGCAGAGCACATCTGGAAGGGGAAAGCACACAGGGTCCCATGCACAGGGTTTGGGTCATTAAAGGCTGGACAAACTCAACTCTGCTGATGacaaaaccccatccagccccacataACTGTGCTCCCACTTACCCCCAGCATGTTCCCATGCCACGCCATGCTGCCCATCCGCTCCTGGCTGCGCTGCCGCCCCGCTCCGTATCCATAGGGTGCGCTCCCATACCGCCCCATTCCCATGCCTGCCATCCCCATCACGCCGTAGTCTCCATAATCCCCATAGTCACCATAATCCCCATAGTCCCCGTAGTCTCCGTAGTCCCCGTAGTCACCATATTCAGGGACCAGGGCTTGGGAGAAGAGGGATGGCAGGCGGTTGGGCCCCCCACCACGGCCCCCCATGTAATTCAGCTCGTTCCATCGCGCCGACAGCCGCTCGGAGCTGGATGAGGGCATGAAGTGTTCGGGGCGACCGTAAGCATTGGGGCGGCCCCGGTTCTGTGGTCGGTTCTGGCCTCGGCCCCGTGCTGTGCCGTAAGCGCTGCCTCGGGTTCGGGTTTGATCCCGGCGAGCGTCAAAGTGGCTCCCAAAGGAATCGGAGCGGTCGGGACCGGGTTCGTAGTCGTAAGGGGAGCGGAAGGTGTCGTGGTCAGGTAGGGAGGATCGGGAGTCGTAGGAGTCAAAGGAGTCAAACCTGAAGGAGctgagaagagagaagggaggTCAGTGGGGGAACAGCATGAGATGGTGTTTGTGTGAGCTGTACCACAGCCTGAGTGCTCCTGGATGGAAGAGGAGTCTAAATGTGTTTGGTTGTAGGGCATATACACCTCGAAGTGCCACAATTCAAGTGTTTCTGGctggaaacatggaaaaaagGGATGGAGATGAAAAGGGGCTTGGGGAAACTCAGCTATGAGCATAAGGAGCTCCACAGCTCCAGCAACATGGAAAGGGCTCCAGAAGTAAAAGTAGAGCTCCAAAAGCTAGGAGCAAAAAGgcacaaaaacagcaaaaaaaagagACCCCTAgtgaaaaacatcaaaacaactaaaaagtcccccccaaaaaataaacCCAATAACAACCAACAACTAAGCAAAATTATTGTTGACATGCGGCtggctgaaagcaaagcaactAATCTTATTTATCACTCAATGAATGCCGAGGTCAGAGCAACCAAATCAACCCCATCTGAAACTAAAACCACATCAGACcaaaatctgcttctttttacCACTGGGAACTCAATTAGAACGGCACACTCACCTCTCCTGCTCATCCACACCCTCCCCGGCGCCGCCGCTGCCTTCCTTGGACAGCATGTCCAGGCGCTGGTTGATTTTGGCGATGATTGAGTCGGAGTTGTCGCTGGGAGCGGGTTCGCTGCTGTAGGAGGTGATGCCAACGTCGCTGAGGGGCAGCTCGGGGGCTTTGGGGGTGTCCCAAGagctgggggtggtggtggggccGTAGCTGTAGGTCGCAGCGGTGCCGGAGGCCGTGCTCGGGGCGCTGTAGTAGTCGTAGCCTTCATAGCCTGGAGGGAGGGGAGTCGGGGTGAGGGCGGCGTTGTGAAGGtgttggggtctgggggtgggTTTGGGTGTTGGAAGCAGGGGATGATGGAATGGTGGggatggaagggtccttaaagatcatggaatcacagaatggattggATTGGAAGGGTTCTTAAAGATCAAATAATCACAGTCTagattgggttggaaggatccTTCAAaggtcatagaaccatggaatggattgggttggaagggtccttaaagatcacagaatcttagaaaGGATTGAAAAGATCTTCAAAGATCACAGTACGATGCACTGGGTTGGGTTGCAAGGGTCcataaagatcacagaaccacagaaacaTTTAATGCTTGGGTGAGAAAGTTCCCTGAAGATCACAGAACAACTGACAGAATCACTtggttggaaaggtccttaaagatcaaaGGACCATGGAATCCTAGAGttggctgggttggaagggtccttaaatgccatagaaccatggaatccTAGAATCGGTTGGGTTGGAACGGTACTTAAAGGTCAAAGAACCATGGAATCAAGGAATGGTTGAGTTGAAAAGTTCCTTGAAGATCACAAAATTGTAACAGCTTGTGTTGGAAAGGTCCTTAGAGATTATACAGTGATGGAATAGGTTGGCTTGGAAGGGTCTTTAAAactcacagaaccatagaatcacaaaaagATTGGGatggaaaggtccttaaagattacagaaccacagaataaaagaatagtttggattggaagggtccttgaagatcacagaatggtttgggttggaagggtccttgaaggtcacagaatcatttgggttggaagggacctctgacCTTGTGCAGCCTTCCCCATGTCCGCCCTGGGGCTCTCATAATGGGACTGCCAGCTCTGCCACGAGGACCCCTCGTAGTTCTCCTTTGCCGCCATGCctacaacaaaaccaacaggaTTTAGTGCTGACGgagcactgctgccttctgcttcgTCTTCCCCCTTTGTCTGTTCCCAAACAGCAGCTTGGGGGTCTTTTTAGGGACAATAAACCCACGTAGCACCCACCTTGCC
Coding sequences within:
- the LOC107325899 gene encoding PDZ domain-containing protein GIPC1-like; protein product: RAPSPWQRIKEGSVIDRVPLIGVGDMIEAINGRSLVGARHYDVARALKELPRGRTFALQLTEPRKAFDMISQRTAGGRSGGTALGSGRGTLRLRAHGPATVEEQPSAFEERAIAKVDDLLESYMGIRDTELAATMVELGRDARDPDALAQALDSQLGDFAFPDEFVFDVWGAIGDAKAGRC